A stretch of Bifidobacterium sp. ESL0704 DNA encodes these proteins:
- a CDS encoding Re/Si-specific NAD(P)(+) transhydrogenase subunit alpha — MIIGIPKETSPGERLVAATPKTVGQLKKLGYDVTIEIGAGEEANFSDHEYQEAGATIGQTADVWKADIVVTVDTPTPDEISGMKSGAMLVSRLAPHSNAKLLDTLAHRNITALALDAVPRISRAQSLDVLSTMSNVSGYRAVIEAAQSYGGMFAGQVTAAGKTAPAKVFVIGGGVAGLAAIGAAASMGAEVRAFDVRPEAAEQIESLGATFVRAEGAQQEKSDTGYAKALSDDQEKATLALYTKEAANADIVITTALVRGAGVLTLTKDAVAGMKPGSVIVDLAASGGGDCELTQPGKKITTEGGVTIIGYTDLASRMPQQTSQLYGTNVVNLMKLLTPKKDGTLTLDLDDEVQRGMTVTRESEILWPPPKVSVSAAAKTDNKAKQLTPEEKKARQQEAKAKEEAIKAQKSKRNTVLMAIAAILLAIALAFADSKLLMTFSIFILAIFVGYYVVSNVTHSLHTPLMSQTNAISGIILIGSLLQIGSANTLVTVLAVISAAIASINVFGGFLVTYRMLSMFRKDA, encoded by the coding sequence GTGATTATCGGAATACCCAAAGAGACATCACCGGGCGAAAGGCTGGTTGCGGCGACACCGAAAACCGTCGGCCAGTTGAAAAAGCTCGGTTACGATGTCACTATAGAAATCGGAGCGGGAGAAGAGGCAAACTTCTCCGACCATGAATACCAAGAGGCAGGCGCAACGATTGGCCAGACCGCGGATGTCTGGAAAGCCGACATCGTCGTCACCGTCGACACCCCTACGCCTGATGAGATCTCCGGGATGAAGTCAGGTGCCATGCTGGTTTCCCGTCTTGCGCCGCACAGCAACGCCAAGCTGCTCGACACCTTGGCGCATCGCAACATCACGGCCCTGGCACTTGATGCCGTGCCGCGAATCTCACGAGCGCAGTCGCTTGACGTGCTTTCCACTATGTCGAACGTCTCCGGCTATCGCGCGGTGATCGAGGCCGCACAATCTTATGGCGGCATGTTCGCCGGACAAGTCACCGCAGCGGGCAAAACGGCTCCGGCCAAGGTCTTCGTCATCGGCGGAGGCGTGGCAGGTCTCGCGGCCATCGGTGCGGCCGCTTCGATGGGGGCCGAGGTCCGCGCCTTCGACGTGCGCCCTGAAGCCGCCGAACAAATCGAGTCCCTTGGCGCCACCTTCGTGCGTGCCGAAGGAGCCCAGCAGGAAAAGTCCGACACCGGTTACGCCAAGGCGTTGAGCGACGATCAGGAGAAGGCGACACTGGCACTGTATACCAAGGAAGCCGCCAACGCCGATATCGTCATCACCACCGCGCTGGTGCGTGGCGCCGGCGTGCTCACCCTCACCAAGGACGCGGTCGCCGGTATGAAACCCGGTTCGGTCATCGTCGACCTCGCGGCCAGCGGTGGCGGCGACTGCGAGCTGACGCAGCCCGGCAAGAAGATCACCACCGAGGGCGGCGTGACCATCATCGGCTATACCGACCTCGCCAGCCGTATGCCGCAGCAGACTTCGCAGCTTTACGGCACCAACGTGGTCAATCTGATGAAGCTCTTGACCCCCAAGAAGGACGGCACGCTCACGCTCGACCTTGACGACGAGGTGCAGCGCGGCATGACCGTGACCCGAGAAAGCGAGATCCTCTGGCCACCGCCGAAGGTCTCGGTCTCTGCGGCGGCGAAAACCGACAACAAGGCAAAACAACTGACGCCCGAGGAAAAGAAGGCTCGGCAACAGGAGGCAAAGGCCAAGGAAGAAGCCATCAAGGCACAAAAGAGCAAGCGCAACACTGTGCTCATGGCTATTGCGGCCATTCTGCTCGCCATCGCGTTGGCCTTCGCCGACTCGAAGCTGTTGATGACGTTCTCTATTTTCATCCTCGCGATTTTCGTGGGTTATTACGTGGTTTCCAACGTCACGCACTCGCTGCACACGCCGCTGATGAGCCAGACGAATGCCATTTCCGGCATCATCCTCATCGGTTCGCTCTTACAGATCGGCTCGGCCAATACGCTGGTAACGGTGCTGGCCGTGATTTCGGCGGCCATCGCCTCGATCAACGTGTTCGGCGGGTTCCTGGTGACCTATCGAATGCTCAGCATGTTCAGGAAGGATGCGTGA
- a CDS encoding exodeoxyribonuclease VII small subunit, with protein sequence MAATTDSENKNAENKTEQATAPASSLTDKERDQIAQMPYEEARDNLIKAVQALEAGGLNLDQSMHQWEVGEALAKRAQSLLNEVRAKLETAEAEQQSTAATAGTQSNLE encoded by the coding sequence ATGGCAGCAACCACGGATTCGGAAAACAAGAACGCCGAGAACAAGACCGAGCAGGCAACCGCCCCCGCTTCAAGCCTCACCGACAAGGAACGCGACCAGATCGCCCAGATGCCATACGAAGAGGCACGCGACAACCTCATCAAGGCCGTGCAGGCGCTCGAGGCCGGCGGTTTGAACCTCGATCAGTCGATGCACCAGTGGGAGGTCGGCGAAGCGCTGGCCAAACGCGCCCAAAGCCTTTTGAACGAGGTACGCGCAAAGCTTGAGACCGCCGAAGCCGAGCAGCAGTCGACAGCAGCGACCGCCGGTACGCAATCTAATTTGGAGTAG
- the xseA gene encoding exodeoxyribonuclease VII large subunit, which translates to MAFNTRYGYTAPNQNAGPGADPGLTTQQGLRRPGELPRLARDTTPENPWPVSVVSQKYHDAVHRWPGSWIEGQIVEINMRRASSGYITLRDNFEDISISVMGFRNFVAMASGFHQGDRVVIHGKPDVWVKATRLSFVADDIRRIGAGDLKTQIDELRKKLKGEGLFDQENKVELPEFPKCIGLICAPQARAEGDVITNVNLRWPAVKFKVVHSHVQGVQCPPEVIAAIQKLDADPEVDVIIVARGGGSFEDLIGFSDEGVVRATAACETPIISAVGHEDDWTLIDLASDLRASTPTDAAKKVVPDVREQWQLIANARAQMNMRVRSRIDNEIRVIEGYANRPSLTHPQTMLEPHQRFLDESKQRMQLGLTRLVDDASLTIEKLHASLSALSPQSTLDRGYAVVQAGNGHVLDDASAIAPGDMLTLTLKKGEVVTEAKTVNPE; encoded by the coding sequence ATGGCATTCAATACGAGATATGGGTACACGGCACCCAACCAAAATGCGGGTCCGGGCGCAGATCCGGGACTGACAACCCAGCAAGGGCTGAGACGTCCCGGCGAGCTGCCACGGCTGGCGCGCGACACCACGCCCGAGAACCCGTGGCCGGTCAGCGTGGTCAGCCAGAAATACCACGACGCCGTACACCGCTGGCCCGGTTCGTGGATCGAGGGACAAATCGTCGAGATCAACATGCGTCGCGCCAGCTCCGGCTACATCACCCTGCGCGACAATTTCGAGGACATCTCGATTTCGGTGATGGGCTTCCGCAACTTCGTGGCCATGGCCTCGGGCTTCCATCAAGGCGACCGCGTAGTCATCCACGGCAAGCCGGACGTGTGGGTCAAAGCCACCCGCCTGAGCTTCGTCGCCGACGACATCCGACGCATCGGCGCCGGCGACCTCAAGACGCAAATCGACGAGCTACGCAAAAAGCTCAAGGGCGAGGGGCTGTTCGATCAGGAAAACAAGGTCGAGCTGCCGGAATTCCCGAAATGCATCGGACTCATCTGCGCCCCGCAGGCCCGAGCCGAAGGCGACGTGATCACCAATGTCAACCTGCGCTGGCCGGCCGTGAAGTTCAAAGTCGTTCATTCGCACGTCCAGGGCGTGCAATGTCCGCCGGAAGTCATCGCAGCCATTCAGAAACTCGATGCGGATCCCGAGGTCGACGTCATCATCGTCGCCCGCGGCGGCGGCAGCTTCGAAGACCTCATCGGCTTCTCCGACGAAGGCGTGGTACGGGCCACCGCGGCCTGCGAGACCCCCATCATTTCGGCTGTCGGCCACGAAGACGATTGGACACTCATCGACCTGGCCAGCGATCTGCGAGCCTCGACTCCCACCGACGCCGCCAAGAAAGTGGTGCCTGACGTACGCGAACAGTGGCAGCTCATCGCCAACGCGCGTGCGCAGATGAACATGCGCGTCCGGTCCCGCATCGACAACGAAATCCGTGTCATCGAAGGCTATGCAAACCGTCCCAGCCTCACACATCCGCAAACGATGCTCGAACCGCACCAGCGCTTCCTCGACGAATCAAAGCAGCGGATGCAACTGGGCTTGACACGGCTCGTGGACGATGCAAGCCTCACGATCGAAAAGCTCCATGCCAGTTTGAGCGCCCTGAGCCCGCAATCGACGCTCGATCGCGGATATGCGGTGGTACAGGCAGGCAACGGACACGTGCTTGACGACGCTTCGGCCATTGCTCCCGGAGACATGCTCACCTTGACACTGAAGAAGGGCGAGGTGGTCACCGAGGCGAAAACCGTCAATCCGGAATAA
- the nrdD gene encoding anaerobic ribonucleoside-triphosphate reductase, with protein MQAQVLDAPTKSTTATKAVLVEKRDGRIVDFDTVNIIAAVKSAFKDLNKEVGPEEEQMIRDLANGIEGEVKERYSGPAKIEDIQNLVEHGLVENHLYDVARNYTNYRLNRDIDRAKATDINAAVDRLVNKDETLVRENANKDSNVYATQRDLLAGAVSKASAFSMLPKRVSNAHMKGDIHFHDADYSPFTAETNCSLPNFADMLHNGFELGNAMMDTPKSIGTAATQITQIIKDIAGDQYGGQTVNRADEMLDEYARKDYKKFLDQAHTMIPDSMPEDVAQQIVDGLKANEPKTLHFDADRKPIPQDTPFHADAPKLEQIREIYAKIMTRKAIYDAMQTMEYQINSNRVSNGQTPFVTVGFGLGTSWFSREITRCIFLVRILGLGRDHHTAIFPKLTYAVKHGINSEPSDPNYDLKQLALECSTKRMYPDILFYENLVKITGSFKAPMGCRSFLPRWTNPDTGKDEEEGRLNLGVVTVNIPRIALESRGDKDRFWKIFDERMDVAHEALQFRIMRCKQAKPINAPTLYRYGAFGRLNANDNVDQLFNRDRATVSLGYIGLYEATSVFYGKDWMQDHSWDAEGKEFALSIVKKMNALCAKWAKEEGYHYSLYSTPAESLTDRFNRMDREKFGRVPGVTDHDFYTNSFHYPVWLSPTPMEKLDYEKDFPYYASGGFINYCEFPTLQTNPKALEAVWDYAHNIGIGYLGTNTPIDHCYVCGFEGDFEPTEEGFKCPECGNCDPDKCNVTKRTCGYLGNPVQRPMVHGRHEEITHRAKHMSGETGHVVLKDGTEREWYEEAK; from the coding sequence ATGCAGGCTCAGGTTCTGGATGCGCCCACAAAGTCAACCACGGCGACAAAGGCCGTGTTGGTCGAAAAGCGTGACGGGCGAATTGTCGATTTTGACACGGTGAACATCATCGCCGCTGTGAAGTCGGCCTTTAAGGATCTCAACAAAGAGGTTGGTCCTGAAGAAGAACAGATGATTCGTGATCTCGCCAATGGTATTGAAGGCGAAGTCAAGGAGCGTTACAGCGGCCCGGCCAAGATTGAGGATATCCAGAATCTTGTGGAGCACGGACTTGTTGAAAATCATTTGTATGATGTTGCTCGTAACTATACGAACTATCGTCTCAACAGGGACATCGACCGCGCCAAGGCCACCGATATCAACGCCGCCGTCGATCGTCTGGTCAACAAGGACGAGACGCTGGTGCGCGAGAACGCCAACAAGGATTCCAACGTCTACGCCACGCAGCGTGATCTGCTGGCCGGCGCCGTCTCCAAGGCCTCGGCTTTCTCCATGCTTCCCAAGCGCGTCTCCAACGCACATATGAAGGGCGACATCCACTTCCACGACGCCGATTACTCGCCGTTCACCGCCGAGACCAACTGCTCGCTGCCGAACTTCGCCGATATGCTGCACAACGGTTTCGAGCTGGGCAACGCGATGATGGACACCCCGAAGTCCATCGGCACCGCGGCCACGCAGATCACGCAGATCATCAAGGACATCGCGGGCGACCAGTACGGCGGCCAGACCGTCAATCGCGCCGACGAGATGCTCGACGAGTACGCTCGCAAGGATTACAAGAAGTTCCTCGATCAGGCGCACACCATGATTCCGGATTCCATGCCGGAGGATGTGGCCCAGCAGATCGTCGACGGGCTGAAGGCCAACGAGCCCAAGACCCTGCACTTCGACGCCGATCGCAAGCCGATCCCACAGGACACTCCCTTCCACGCCGATGCGCCGAAGCTCGAGCAAATCCGCGAGATCTACGCCAAGATCATGACCCGTAAGGCCATCTACGACGCCATGCAGACCATGGAATACCAGATCAACTCCAACCGCGTCTCCAACGGCCAGACCCCGTTCGTCACCGTCGGCTTCGGCCTCGGCACTTCGTGGTTCTCCCGCGAGATCACCCGCTGCATCTTCCTGGTGCGCATCCTCGGCCTCGGCCGCGACCACCACACCGCGATCTTCCCGAAGCTCACCTACGCGGTCAAGCATGGCATCAACTCCGAGCCTAGCGACCCGAACTACGACCTGAAGCAGCTCGCGCTCGAGTGCTCCACCAAGCGCATGTACCCCGACATCCTCTTCTATGAGAACCTCGTCAAGATCACCGGTTCCTTCAAGGCGCCGATGGGCTGCCGTTCGTTCCTGCCCAGGTGGACCAATCCCGACACCGGCAAGGACGAGGAGGAAGGCCGTCTGAACCTCGGTGTGGTCACCGTCAACATTCCGCGTATCGCGCTTGAATCGCGCGGCGACAAGGACCGCTTCTGGAAGATCTTCGACGAACGTATGGATGTCGCCCACGAAGCTCTGCAGTTCCGTATCATGCGCTGCAAGCAGGCCAAGCCGATCAACGCGCCGACGCTCTATCGTTACGGTGCTTTCGGCCGTTTGAATGCCAACGACAACGTCGATCAGCTCTTCAACCGCGACCGCGCCACCGTCTCGCTGGGCTATATCGGCCTTTATGAGGCGACCAGCGTCTTCTACGGCAAGGACTGGATGCAGGATCACAGCTGGGATGCGGAAGGCAAGGAATTCGCGCTTTCGATTGTCAAGAAGATGAACGCGCTGTGCGCCAAGTGGGCCAAGGAAGAGGGCTATCACTATTCGCTCTATTCCACGCCTGCCGAGTCGTTGACCGACCGCTTCAACCGCATGGATCGTGAGAAGTTCGGCCGTGTGCCGGGCGTGACCGACCACGACTTCTATACCAATTCGTTCCACTATCCGGTCTGGCTGTCGCCAACCCCGATGGAGAAGCTCGACTACGAGAAGGACTTCCCGTACTATGCTTCGGGCGGGTTCATCAACTACTGCGAGTTCCCGACTCTGCAGACCAACCCGAAGGCGCTCGAGGCCGTGTGGGATTACGCCCACAACATCGGCATCGGCTACCTCGGCACCAACACCCCGATCGACCACTGCTACGTCTGCGGTTTCGAGGGCGACTTCGAGCCGACCGAGGAGGGCTTCAAGTGCCCTGAGTGCGGCAACTGTGACCCCGACAAGTGCAACGTCACCAAGCGTACCTGCGGCTACCTCGGCAACCCGGTGCAGCGCCCGATGGTGCACGGCCGTCACGAGGAGATCACGCACCGCGCCAAGCACATGAGCGGCGAGACCGGCCATGTCGTGCTGAAGGACGGCACCGAGCGCGAATGGTACGAAGAGGCCAAGTAG
- the nrdG gene encoding anaerobic ribonucleoside-triphosphate reductase activating protein: MAGGKLHDFAADETGRGPWIPTVYANNPKAGQWTSEKLSHDMIADYKPLVMTDGEGIRCSVYVSGCPFHCVECFNESIWDFQAGHPYTQGLEDKIIKDLGNDVVQGITFLGGEPLLNTGVLLKLSKRIRKEFGHAKDIWCWTGYTWEELMRPGESADKLELLRDVDILVDGRYMKDHHDSLLQFRGSGNQRIIDVPASLRAHDENGSTAPVIWSKLHDQHRFIPEVYGKDRSAGEGAAS; this comes from the coding sequence CTGGCAGGCGGCAAGCTGCATGATTTCGCCGCAGACGAAACGGGTCGCGGGCCATGGATTCCCACGGTCTACGCCAATAATCCGAAGGCGGGGCAGTGGACCAGCGAGAAGCTGAGCCACGATATGATCGCCGACTACAAGCCGCTGGTGATGACCGATGGCGAGGGTATCCGTTGTTCTGTATACGTTTCGGGCTGTCCGTTCCATTGCGTCGAGTGCTTCAACGAATCCATCTGGGATTTTCAGGCCGGCCATCCCTATACGCAAGGTCTTGAAGACAAGATCATCAAGGATCTGGGCAATGACGTCGTCCAAGGTATCACGTTTCTCGGCGGCGAACCGCTGCTCAACACCGGCGTGCTGCTGAAGCTCTCCAAACGTATCCGCAAGGAATTCGGTCATGCCAAAGATATCTGGTGCTGGACCGGCTATACATGGGAGGAGCTCATGCGTCCGGGCGAAAGCGCCGACAAGCTCGAGCTGCTGCGTGATGTCGACATCTTGGTGGACGGACGATATATGAAGGACCACCACGATTCGCTCCTGCAATTCCGCGGCTCCGGCAATCAGCGCATCATCGACGTGCCGGCTTCGCTGCGTGCGCACGATGAGAACGGTTCGACGGCGCCCGTTATCTGGTCGAAACTGCATGACCAGCACCGCTTCATCCCCGAGGTCTACGGCAAGGACCGCTCCGCCGGCGAGGGTGCTGCCAGCTGA